The genomic interval ATCAGTTGCAGCAAGCTGCTGCAGTGAAGTTACTTGGTTGAATAGAGTAATTAGTATGTGCTTTATTAAATTATGACGGGATCGCAAACTCAAACCTTTGTCTAGATGCTATTGTAAGACAGTAAAAGGCATGATTACATCATGTATTTTACTATATATGAAATCATGCGGCTCGACCGGTACACGAGGGTAATCcttgaaaaaaaacagaattgaTAAACAACGTTCCACAGAAAAATAGAAACAATATCTTGGCAAATTTTTAGTCTTTAGATATGCTTCACAATTTGTACGCCAACATGCTTCTCCTCTAACTCCAGCGGTCTCGATGAACTCCAATAATCAGCGACGATGACTCCGACCATTTAGAGTCTTGGGTTAGGATGAGGATAAGGGAACGGGCAGGAGGAAAAATATCATCCGGCTTAGAGGGATGATTGCGGAAGGTGGAGGCTTGGCAATGGGTGGTAGACATTGGTGATGGCGGTGGAGCCACAGGGATAGAGGAGACAATAGATCAATATCGGCAACGGGGCAAACTAATGTTATGATTAAAAGGCGGTGGCGAATCTGACGGTGGGGCTGGGACACCGTTGTCGCTGCCACCTTGAGGAAGGAGGGATGAAtggggaggcggtggaggccTGCTAAGGGTCCTCACTATCGGCGTTGGTGTCTTCTTGTCAGCCAGTGAGGTTAGGTGGCGGTGCATTGAGATGGTGCTCTGATGCAAGAGACATAGGCACGAAGACGTTGGGAAGTTGAGCGCGTACGTATTGTGCGGTGagtgggaagaaaaaaaataaaagaagagtatCAAGGTTTTGGGAggatttacataaatttttaaggCAATCCAACAACCTAAAATTTGTaaggtattagtttttttttcaaatgtagAGTAGACTGTTTTCCAAAATAATGacgaattattattattattggatGGTAATGATTGGCTTATTATTCATTCAGTCCTGTGgcacttaggtggtgtttgggataGGATCACAAAAACATAAATCCCTAACTTATGTTTTTATGATTAGTCCCTTTCATCCCCAACAACCCTTTATATGAGGTGATGCTATCTATGTTTTGTTTAGGTTTACCACTATACAGGAGTACTATATAGCTACTACTAGCTTACATTAAACATTTGTACTGAAGGATCTTCGCGAGAGATCCCCTACTAAAAGATTACACCAAAGAAGCTTGGAATCCTCAATATACTGTTGCAAATAAGAAAGTTAAATTTGTCTACTCTAGCTCAAGATTGCAGCATTGTTAAGAGATTTGACTTCATCATGTGGATCTTTTGATTTAAACGCTTAATGATTACCTGCAATGTTGCACATAGCACGTGTTTAGAtaaggggtgtaaagttttagcgtgggACATCGAGTATTATATAGGCTGTCGTATGGGTTGTTCAGGTATTAATAAAAagaactaattacaaaatccgtaaaccgcgagatgaatttattaagcctaattaatctatcactagcaaatgtttactgtagctcaacattatcaaataatgaagtaattaaacttaaaagatttgtctcgtaaattagtcgcaatctatgtaattagttatttttaatatatatgtatggtgaaatattttgggatgggatctaaacacccccgtACCAGGCAAGTTCAGTTTTGACTGAAATATGGCCGACATGCCCACGAACATTATCGTACAGTGTCCAATATTCTGCGGATAAATTGTCGAAAATGTCAGGTAAACTGTAAGAACTGTTCATGGATCTAGGGTTTATTAGGGACGCAGCGAGGGATATTTTTAATCTTTATATAAACATCTCATTAAGACcatgtttagttgcaaaattttcttcaaacttacagtttttctattatattaaaactttcctacacacacaaactttcaattttttctttacattatttcaattttaactaaacGAGTTAAACTCACCCTAATCTAACAAATCGTTCAAAGCTGGACACGTCGACCCCCTTCCTGCTCGCTAGTCACCACCCGAATATGCTTATGCGTCACATCACTACATCagcccactctctctctctatctctcgaACCGTCGCGTAGCGCAGTGCACTGCACCTCGCTCGCTGTACGCAAACCTTTTTGACTTGTCTTTGTCTTCGCTCACACAGATCCGCATGCAATCCGCAGCTTGACCGCCCGAATCCAactttagagcaagtttaatagtacaggtCCAATTGCCGATATAATAATCAattcattaatatatgatatcacatgtcacatatatatatatatatatatatatatatatatatatatatatatatatatatatatatattttgtgtcGTGGAGTTAGCTACATatttatagcccgctgctcatctctctcatcttttattttattaaaatatatttatagctcgCTAAGGGCATTTCTAATCCAATAACTAGAatagtgtccatagcattaaataagttgccacctaagaaaaaaaataatatggtaagtgaataaatgagaaaagagaagaaaaccatgtcttgcatgagacatggtttctacacaacatctaagacatcatgtgagataagcagcattaaattaaagtatggaatagtggtgtttgcattggaagagtagtgtctagtacttgTTTCTTGATGATATAGAGTTTATGAAAAGGATTAGGACTGCTCTAATAATGACACCTCTCCCGGTTTTCCACCTCGCGACACGCGCATCGTCCAAACTTCCAAAACCGTGCAGGTCGCGCAAGGCTGCAAAAGCCGCCGAGGCGCTTGCTTTTGCCGCCCCGCCCGCCTCGccctcgcggcggcgcttgcTTTGCTTCTGGTTGCCCGTGTCTCCGATCCGCGGGGCGCAGCACGGCTCGGTCCCCGCTGGGTGGGGCGAAACGGTGGTGGAGCGCGGCACGGTGGGATCGCGGAAAACCCCAACGCATCCAACGTTCACAAAAACcgcggctcctcctccgcacCACGCATCCGGGCAGGGTGCAGCAGCTAGCGCGCGCGATCGGTACGGCGGATTCGGTCTCGCGGGCCGCGCTTGGCGCGACgtgcgggtgcgggtgcggcTGCGGAGTCCAcgtgcagcggcagcggcgaggaccGTAAGATTCGGGGTGATCTCGCGTTCTGTACTTCTGTAGTCGGCTTGTGGATGGATGGTGGTGAACGGTGATAGGCTGGTCGATACTTCCTCCTCCAGGAACATGGCGGATGATGGGCCTCGCACATGGACGCGCCTGGCCGGACTAGCGCCTAGAGTGCAACTTCTCGCAAGCCAACAGGGAGCAGAACCATGGCCTAGTGCATCCCACGCAACACGATAAAGCCGTGTCTAGGGTGACAGTGACATATCTAGAACTAGAACCACCcataaacagttttaattcctGTTTTCTTAATAAGGTCTACATCATCCAAGTTTGGGCAAGAACAAAGGACACGCCCGACGCCAAGATCCGGCATCTCTCACCCAATCCAAAATCTGATATCTCTCGCCCAACTAGGGGTGGCAACCGAGCGAGGGAAGACCGGGTTGGATAGGAACGTCTTTGCTATCCCATTCTCCACTAGCCCCGGTCCCGTAGAGTTAACTAGGTAGGAATAAAAACGGTTCGGAAAGTTTTCGTATTCCAAACATATTCTCGGAAATGGAAACGAATATGATATGACTACTATACATCAGAAACcgtattcgataatatttgaTTCTGTTTTCGTATATGGGGTTTTCAATTTTGATtcagattctgaaaaaaaaaatggaaacaaaAATGATGAAGGTGGTTTCCGTCCGTTTTCATCACTAGTTGCCAGCACCCgctcccgcccccgcccccgccagGGACCCGACAGTGCGAAGGTGAACTAACAAAGTCGGTTGCCTACGACAGCTTGGGTATGACGAAGAGGCGGCAACGGTTTAGGATGGCGACGACTCGTCGACAGCTGAAAACGAAGATGGGTCGATGGTTGGGTGTGAAGATCCGACGACGAAGGCGGCACGACCGACGAGCACCAACGTGGCGGGGCAACGACTGAAGACAACTAGGCACGACGGCTCGGTAGTTAGGCTGTGAGCTAATGACTTATAAGTAGCAAGGAGTCGTGGTCTGATGAGAAGCGACAAGACGACCCGGATGAGCAGTAGTTGCCGTTGTCCTTGCTAGCGCTACGTTCCTGTATGGCGTTGCAACGCTTGTGGGGTTGGGTGAGGGATTTGGGAATCGGAGTTTTGTTTATATATGGGCTACTTACTTCCCTAAGTGGGCTAACTGGGTTTACCAATTTATATTGTTAGAATATGCTATTTTTAGAGATGTAGCTCATACACCGAGACCCCGCTAGGTTACCCGCGGGTTAGTTAGAACCCCCCTCCCCGTCTCACCCGCATTCCAGAATCTCCTCCCCCTACCCCCAGTCTCTCCCTCTTCCTGTGCCCATATAGGGGTGGTTCCCCACCAAGACCATGACCCAGTAAGGAAATTGCTATCTCTACGTTGGGCACACATAATTTTAATATGAAGAAATTAGTATCCATGCCCATGCCCATTGGACTCGGACAACTTGGTGGATATCTAGTGTGATTATGTTCATAGATAGATATTTAAAAAGGGGGCCACAATTAGATAAGCTTCATTatcttataaattataaatacaTGGATAACAACTAATAACATACAAAAATTGTAAGTCCACCTAAGAATGTACAAGAATCAAGCATACATGCGTCTGCCTGTTGCGCTAAGCCCCGTCACGAGAGGAGAGGGACGAGCAAGGAGGAATAATCGAGGATATATAAAGTCAGTCAGAGTTCAGTCTTTAtttcacatgtatatatacatgctgTGATTGAATGGACTAAAGTACTCACTCCATTTCAAAATCAAGATTTATAATACCGTTGACTATTCACATAACGTttaactattcatcttatttataaaatttgtataaatattatttattttgttgtgacttattttatcaaCAAATAATCTATCCTCACATGTGGGAGTGGCATTTGTAGCCTACACGATCGAGTATGTGCCATACAGACATACTCACAAGCAAGATTAACAAAATTGATAAGTTTTGCGAAAACTACTCGGTTTAAAACCGTCGGTGGTTCGTGGAATCAGATCGGTTTTAGTTGGTTTTCGTATATTGTTGACTGAAAGCTGGTTTCTACCGGCTTTTGATCGGACACACGTCACAAATTCTCTCTTTCTACGGCTCCCTTGGTTGGCCtaatcagccaaaaaaaaagccaaattttaaattttcaagcttaattttaagatattttcaacatagtttctttttcaacattggcttttaagtcactaagaacacatttataaaaattttacgtACAACTTCATTTCTATTTACTAATAAAccattttggcttattaggaaataagccaaacgatggggacctaCCTCTGCAATCCGATTTTGAGTGGAACAAGTAGTAGGCGAGAGATGGCAAATGATAGTTCCATAATTGAGGAGTATAAAATGGTTGGAGACGACAATACTGGGCTGAAAATTGGAATCCCTGCGTATTAGAGGGCGTAGAGGCCTACGCCCTGTGGTCTAAAATATAACATCAAAACGTGTTCTAAAAATTCAGAGAtaccttcttaaaaaaaaagggcagaGATACAcacagagtaaaaaaaaaatgtttaacctTATTCTTTTAATCTTTTGATCGGCTAACTCCACTGTTGATCTTTGATGCTGTCACAGATAAAGtagttggtaaaaaaaataaagagtgcAACAATGGTGCTAATTTTTGAAACTGGTAGCCAATAGCCATTTTTGCTTTTATCCTGCTTTGGATGACATAGTacagaaatatatattaaaaaagctATTCTTTGTTTTTTCAGATGTTAATTCAGCCGGTCACCTGATTTGAGGATTTGTCCCATCACTCTATGCCATCTCCTTTTTCCaaccacaaatttttttttggtcatgTGACTAGATTAGGTGTGAAATAGGCATTGGGCAGTTAGGCCTGGCTTAAGGAGCTGTTTGGTTTGGTGCCACACATTGCCACACCACATGTTAGGCATGCCACAAATTGTTAGCTTAGCGTTTGGTTGCTTGTTTCAGTTATGGCAAGCCACACTTTCTTGTTTTATGGGCCtacatgtcatatactcattttCTAGCCAAAcattgccacacttgtggccaaCAAATTGTTGGCCACACTTTGTTTGCCATGCCACACCTATGGCAAATTGAGTTATGGCAATGTTAGGCaacaactaaacaggccctaaatttttttttccaaaaacatcacatcgaatctttggacacataaatgaggcattaaatataaattaaaaaaaactaattgcatggttagggggaaatcgcgagacgaatcttttgagcctaattagtccataattagttataagtgctacagtaacccacgtgtgctaatgacgggttaattaggttcaaaagattcgtcttgcggtttccaagcgagttatgaaattagttttttcattcgtgtccgaaaaccccttctaacatccggtcaaacatccgatgtgacaccaaaaattttcttttcgtgaactaaacaggcccttaggtTGAGTTCTTATCTCagttttcccaactcatctctctcgttttccgtgcgcacggttttttaaactgttaaacggtatgttttttgcaaaaaatttctatatgaaagttgttttgaaaaaatcatattaatccatttttcaaaaaaaagttaatacttaattaatcatgtaataaTGCGTGTTCCGTTTTGCACGAACACAGCCTTATGCCTATCTCCATAATCCTCACTATTATCTTATAAAGAATGGTGCATAATTTGCGAAAAATATTGGAATCTTCATTAGCTTAGCCTTATGTGTGAAGATTTTTTGGCTCCATCCTCACTGGAgatgttaaatattttaaatattatctaggaaaaaaaagagagaaccaTAGAACACGTTGTACTCTCATAGGGGGAAAGAGCTCTTTCATGCGGTTCGATTCAAATGTTCTGATTACACTCTTTTTTCTATTATCAAAATAGGACAAAAAGTTGGTTGATTTTGGATGAAAGTATACCCAGTCTAGCTCAGTGTTCAACTCATTACATGTAGTTCCCAGAAGTCTGTGAGAACTGAGAAGACAAAGGAGAGactaaaaaatcaatctaaaaaCAGTTCCAGCAATACGAAACAATTTGCTCATCtcttccctttctctctccagAACGCACAAAGTTTGCCTAGGTAAACCCAGAATCAAATGCaggattttttttgacaaaatattCTTTTATGAAGTTGCATAAAAAACAAGCGTTTATTTATCAGGTCCAAATAGACGAAGGTAGAAGTAAAGAGAGGATAGGGTAGCGTCGAGCTGGCTCAATCCTTATTGGGTTGTATCTAATTTTTGCTAGAAAATTCAGAGGATCTTCATGACCTTTTTTAGCTATAGGCTTGGTATACAATAGCTTAACCCAAGGCCTTGGTTCCACACTCCTCGCAGTTTAGCCTTTGCCATGCTTTGGTCCAAAACTCTTTCTCCAGGCATCTAAGGCTGTGTCTGAGGGAGAGGGAATTGAGAAGATttgagaagatacgtaaaacgaggtgagccattagcgcatgattaattgagtattaactattttaaactttaaaaatggactaatatgagtttttaaagcaacttttctatagaaaatttttacaaaaaacacaccgtttagtagtttaaaaagcgtgcgcgtgaaaaacgaggtaCAATATCCCCTTTCTCATgtgaacgaacgcagccttaacTAACTTTTGGGTCTCGTCCTTTTGTATGTTCTCGTCTCCAATTtatccggtaaaaaaaatttaataatttcCCTTTGTTCGCCCATAGTCAACACGCACACACGCAGATTGTGGTGACCATTTCTTATCCTCATGGTActtcaaatcaaatcaagatGCTCCATTTTGATTGTTCTGTGAACAATTCttacatatttatttgcaaaatttCCAAGAAACACATGTCAACTAATACACactaaacaaaaccctaacTTGTGTTACATGAAAGGAATTTTTGTGTTACTCGTTGGCAAGGTGTTTAAATAGAACTAATGTTACCACTTACTTTACGGTACCGATACAATTAGCTGTCGTTCACCTTAAAGAATGTGTAAGAAAGGACAATATTGTTCACCCCTTCCATTTTGGGGTCTGTCTCAAACTCAGGATCGATGTAGAAGAACACCTGAAGAAAAAAGTTCACATACAAAGTTGGAATAAGTGTAGACAAACACCAGATAACTAAATAGCCATGCATTTCATCGAATGCAAATTGAATTTACCGGCATGTCAATCTGCTCCCCTGGAAGAAGTGTTTGCTCCTCAAAGCAAAAACATTGTATCTTATTGAAATATATTGCAGCCTACAGGATGAAAGAAAAGAGTTGTAAACTCAAAACATTAGGAGTCTGCCTCCTGTTAGCTTAAATGCCCTAGCTGTACACCTCAGCATAATTTGAGTTAGCAACATAAATAGGATGATATTGTGAAGTCACCTGAGTCACTCCTTGACTAAGAATATCACAGCAGAGGTTATGTTTTCTACAATTTTCTGATCACAGTTTTCAAACTCTTATCAGTTGAGGAAGTCTAATCATGGCTAATggtttcaaaaattttcttccTAGAAATCATGCTTGAGAGTTGGGGCTATTTAACTTAACATATTTAACAAAAAAGAATATAGGATTAAAAGTTAAAGGATTACATCCAACATATTTCCACTAATTTAGGCTAACAAAATGAACAAAGGATTAAGAGTTAAAGGCCTACAGTAGCTTTGTGAATCCAGAGACACTTCTGCATCTCTCACAAATCTTTCTTTCCAGGACATGGCAGCAGTTTAAGGGTGTAAAAGTTGTGCTGAATTACATACCTTCATAGGAGCTACGTTATATGTGGATACACCAGTTATTGGAGCTGAACTACGATTTTCAGCAGTATAAAATGCAAGAGCACTTTCACCAGGTTTAACCTTCACCTACAAATGGAATAGGTAGAGGATAAACATGCTGCGGAAAGGGCTATATATTGTTTCTTAAGCAAAGCatttacttctctctgtgttggAATGAATTTCCACGGCATTCCATCAGCAACGTCAGCATTAAATTGGACAATTATCTCTCTGCAAATAAAATTAACTGCATTAGTCTCAACAGCAAAGAAAATAAAGTGTCATCATAAAACTGAATCACAGCTAAATTTTAGCACACGAGATTATTTGGATAAACAAGAAACAACAaattcatttaaaaatttatccCGAAACTCTTGTAATTAGTTACAATCATATAAACATGAAGATAATGGTTTTCCAAAATATTAGCCCATGATTACAGCAAATTTGCTGTACACATGCAATTGCTGGCAAGGCTGTATGGCTATTCCAAGTTAAACTTCATCTAAATCTAGCATCACATGTGGTTTCATGTCATCCCACTATTTGAAATGAAGGTACTTCTGAACCATAAACATTGGCAAAAAGCCATCTGATCATGTAAGAGAACAGTAAAGGAAAATTTACACAACAGGCAACAGACCGGCAACACAGGCCTAGTTTGAGCTCACGTTGCAACAAGGCTCTATCAAGAGATAgaaagtatattttaaaaaccACCATGGCACTGCCTTTCGGAACTGGAAACGACAAGTAGTGAAAAAACTGGACCCTGGGCATAGGAAGAGTCACCTTGAAGTTGTTGTTCCGTCTCGAGCATGTCGTGAGATCTTCTCCTCCACACTCTGTAGAGAGCCAAACATTGTTAAGGAATAATACTCCAGGTTCAAACTCACTTGAATCAGGTAGTTACAAAGATGCCAAATTTATCAGAACTTTTTCAATGCACCAGTAATGAATAATGAATGATTCACTACCCAGAAAATTTATTACTATTTTTTGACAGAATTCATAGAGTCCGACAATAACCCTGCTTCAGCAATGTCTACTTAGACCAGTTATCCATACAAGCACCAAAAATGAATCAAAAACTATTTCATGCCACTCCCAACACATTTGTAAGATCACCCTTTGATGGGCATTTTAACAAATTCCAGCACAGATATTCATAGTTGTTAATAGAATGCAGAGTGCGAGAGGCGGCGAGAGGAAGTGCCATCTATCAATAGATTACAATCTTCTAGACTCATAATTTACACATGGCAATACAACAACACGTTCGTGTCCATGGCATCTATAAGAACTGGAACGGCGGTCTCCACATGACAAAGGCCACATAGCTGATGAATCGCATCAATTTCAGCATATCACAGTGCCAAGCAGCAGATTGTAAAACTAAAACCTGCCAATAATGGAACCAGACGCTATCCACAAAATCAAGCATAGCTTAATCGATGTCCCAGCACAGTGTTAATTTCAGCATATTACGATTGAGAACAAGAAAGATAGAGGCAAGTTAGGGAAATGAAGACCAGACCTCGCGGCGCTGGACGGTGCCGCCATAGCCGGTGGCCTGGCAGAAGCGGCGGTAGAGCGGGACGGCGGCGTAGGAGGCGCCGACCATCGCCGCGGCCACGCCTAGCAGGTACGCTAGCGTCCTCCTCGAGCTCTTCTCCCGgcctgccgccgcggcggcggcggcggcggcggaagaggaggaggaggcggacgaggcgagcccgcggcggaggaaggcgtCGGCCGCCGCGGGCGGGGAGCGTCCCCGGAggagcgagagggagaggcgtTGGTGGAGCCTGGCcaacgaaggcggcggcggcggcggcatcgcggcggcgcgtgcgggaGGCGGCGATGTGTGATTCCGCCGCCGCGATTCGCTGTACGGTGTTCGACGCTACGACCAAGCAGCAGCGATGCGGGGGATCTGATGGCTGGTTTGCCGCGATATGAGCCGTCCGATCCACATCAGACGACTCCCAGCAACCCTTCACTAGCCTAGTAGCGTCAGATTTGCAATTCCCAGTTTCTGCATAAGAATACAACACAACCAGCCTGAAGCAACTACAAAATCTCAGTCGAAGTAATGATTTTCCATTTATGTtgctaaatactccctccatctatttttgatagtcatatttttaaatctaaaaaaaatatttttgatagctatatttcaatccaacaacctatcatattagtaactttctcggatttaatgcgtgactctccattcttccacataagattggctacatgggcatcgagaaatgtaaatattaatgaattgcttgtttacaataaatgactagtagcatgtttaaataaatgataagtagaattacttatccttgatctgtgtgtcaagatgaaatataattatcaaaagtagatggagggagtatatattatctTCCTCGATAGTCATAATTCATCATCCGTGCATGTAGAACCGAAGACGGAAGAGAGAGTTACAAGCAGAATGTGCAGTTAGCATCAGCAAATTGACCTACGATATGTAAGCAAGCTAACTAAACGAAGATATTTTGGCCTTGGTACTGTACTTCAAATCTTGGCAAGTTACCTAGCGTGATCCTAAGAATTTTCTTATACTGTAATTCACGAGGCCATCACCATCCAAAATTTGCCTCTCGAATCATCTT from Oryza glaberrima chromosome 3, OglaRS2, whole genome shotgun sequence carries:
- the LOC127765906 gene encoding cytochrome c oxidase assembly protein COX11, mitochondrial, producing the protein MPPPPPPSLARLHQRLSLSLLRGRSPPAAADAFLRRGLASSASSSSSAAAAAAAAAGREKSSRRTLAYLLGVAAAMVGASYAAVPLYRRFCQATGYGGTVQRRESVEEKISRHARDGTTTSREIIVQFNADVADGMPWKFIPTQREVKVKPGESALAFYTAENRSSAPITGVSTYNVAPMKAAIYFNKIQCFCFEEQTLLPGEQIDMPVFFYIDPEFETDPKMEGVNNIVLSYTFFKVNDS